From Panthera uncia isolate 11264 chromosome E1, Puncia_PCG_1.0, whole genome shotgun sequence, one genomic window encodes:
- the CCL5 gene encoding C-C motif chemokine 5 encodes MKVSPAAFAVLLTAAAFCAPASASPYASDTTPCCFAYLSHPLPLTHLQEYFYTSSKCSMPAVVFVTRRKRQVCANPQKKWVRDYINSLEMN; translated from the exons ATGAAGGTCTCCCCAGCTGCCTTTGCAGTCCTCCTCACTGCTGCCGCTTTCTGCGCTCCTGCCTCTGCATCCCCAT aTGCCTCGGACACCACCCCCTGTTGCTTTGCCTACCTCTCCCACCCACTGCCGCTCACCCACCTCCAGGAGTATTTCTACACCAGCAGCAAGTGTTCCATGCCAGCAGTCGT CTTTGTCACCCGGAGGAAGCGCCAGGTGTGTGCCAACCCACAGAAGAAATGGGTGCGGGACTACATCAACTCTTTGGAGATGAACTAG